In the Pirellulales bacterium genome, one interval contains:
- a CDS encoding DUF1801 domain-containing protein has translation MSGLFLFPHAVQRDPAIEAWMQDHPGALGAMARYWFEVLRGCGDDVRELLHDGHPTACVGEAAFAYVDAFTAHVNVGFFRGAEIADPSHLLEGTGKLMRHVKLRPDSDVDESKLVQLIATAYRDMKARRKMA, from the coding sequence ATGAGCGGTCTGTTTCTCTTCCCCCACGCGGTGCAGCGCGATCCGGCGATCGAGGCATGGATGCAGGACCATCCGGGCGCCTTGGGCGCCATGGCGCGCTACTGGTTCGAGGTCCTGCGCGGTTGCGGCGACGACGTGCGAGAACTATTGCACGACGGGCATCCGACCGCGTGCGTCGGCGAGGCGGCGTTTGCCTACGTCGATGCCTTCACGGCGCACGTCAACGTCGGCTTCTTTCGCGGGGCCGAGATTGCCGACCCCTCGCACCTGCTCGAAGGGACGGGCAAGCTCATGCGGCATGTGAAGCTGCGGCCGGATAGCGATGTCGACGAGTCAAAACTCGTGCAACTGATCGCTACCGCGTACCGGGACATGAAAGCGCGACGGAAAATGGCGTAG